Proteins encoded in a region of the Esox lucius isolate fEsoLuc1 chromosome 9, fEsoLuc1.pri, whole genome shotgun sequence genome:
- the LOC105010038 gene encoding cell wall protein DAN4, translating into MIPTEASTRTTAITTTTKEPPTPTTAIYTTTTFMPTSTTEVSTTNTAASTTTTTSRTISTYDATTTTMNPTVIASLTPATAASTTTTTAPRTISDATTTVTAAATIISAAPTTNKAAATQTTTIPAKNVSVSTSTTTTMAASTTTYSIASVTSTMKSGTVLVLVRLTFQVNKSVPTAEEVLGAVKNHLSNQFLPQTYLDNANYITLANNSFAIELAFQITNVTLEETVSPNGALTFTSETYNQIQDSIDSLLYNIVSKPEGKQFDLPNATFTVVSNQISAGVVYAYNSADINLPSAFLEDVLQVSGLVMSTIAPTTTAAATTATSTAMSTTKSGTVLVLVRLTFQVNKSVPTAEEVLGAVKNHLSNQILPQTYLDNAKYITLANNSFAIELAFQITNVTLEETVSPNGALTFTSETYNQIQDSIDSLLYNIVSKPEGKQFDLPNATFTVVSNQISAGVVYAYNSADINLPSAFLEDVLQVSGLVMSTIAPTTTAAATTATSTAMSTTKSGTVLVLVRLTFQVNKSVPTAEEVLGAVKNHLSNQILPQTYLDNAKYITLANNSFAIELAFQITNVTLEETVSPNGALTFTSETYNQIQDSIDSLLYNIVSKPEGKQFDLPNATFTVVSNQISAGVVYAYNSADINLPSAFLEDVLQVSGLVMSTIAPTITAAATTATSTAMSTTKSGTVLVLVRLTFQVNKSVPTAEEVLGAVKNHLSNQILPQTYLDNAKYITLANNSFAIELAFQITNVTLEETVSPNGALTFTSETYNQIQDSIDSLLYNIVSKPEGKQFDLPNATFTVVSNQISAGVVYAYNSADINLPSAFLEDVLQVSGLVMSTIAPTITAAATTATSTAMSTTKSGTVLVLVRLTFQVNKSVPTAEEVLGAVKNHLSNQILPQTYLDNAKYITLANNSFAIELAFQITNVTLEETVSPNGALTFTSETYNQIQDSIDSLLYNVVSKPEGKQYDLPNATFTVVSNQISAGVVYAYNSADINLPSAFLEDVLQVSGIMTSTTAPTTTTVSTTTTASAFTTNFTASVMPITTSGTVVVFVRLLFQLNTPVPNKDVIIGIINKQLFNQIRTVTLATLKNATYIQLTNTSFAIDLGYQITNVTMVATLSQNDTITFTNDTYNQIQVSVENLLHNIVSQPEGKLFTFPNARFTVVGNQIMADVMYVYNEADNNLPSAFLQDILTVSGIMTSTTAPTTTAVSTTTTASAFTTNSTASVMPITTSGTVVVFVRLLFQLNKPVPNKDVIIGIINKQLFKQIRTVTLATLKNATYIQLTNTSFAIDLGYQITNVTMVATLSQNDTITFTNDTYNQIQVSVDNLLHNIVSQPEGKLFTFPNARFTVVGNQIMADVMYVYNEADNNLPSAFLQDILTVSGLLTTTAAPTTTTSTTPLPTLLLTTFFSTTSGGGFPGWALAIIIPCGIAIILIPLWILLACMLCGCCAAIRRRWHRRRSYNVQYTTRNGLF; encoded by the exons ATGATACCCACAGAGGCTAGCACGAGAACCACAGCTATTACCACAACTACCAAAGAACCTCCCACACCAACCACAGCTATTTACACAACAACCACATTTATGCCCACATCAACCACAGAGGTTAGCACAACAAATACAGCTGCTTCCACAACAACTACTACTTCTCGCACTATCAGCACATATGATGCAACAACAACCACCATGAATCCTACAGTAATAGCTTCTTTGACACCAGCCACTGCTGCATCAACAACAACTACCACTGCTCCCAGAACAATCTCAGATGCTACCACAACAGTCACTGCTGCTGCCACAATAATTtcagctgctcccacaacaaacAAAGCTGCAGCCACACAAACTACAACCATCCCCGCAAAGAACGTATCTGTTTCCACATCAACCACAACTACAATGGCTGCTTCAACAACTACATATTCTATAGCTTCAGTGACATCTACAATGAA ATCGGGCACAGTGTTGGTTTTGGTTAGACTCACGTTCCAAGTCAACAAATCCGTCCCCACTGCGGAAGAAGTCCTTGGGGCTGTTAAAAACCACCTTTCCAATCAATTCCTCCCACAAACCTACTTGGACAATGCTAATTATATCA CACTTGCAAACAACTCATTTGCCATTGAACTTGCATTCCAAATTACCAATGTAACCTTGGAGGAGACAGTGAGCCCAAATGGTGCACTTACCTTCACCAGTGAGACTTACAACCAGATACAGGATTCAATTGACAGCCTA CTCTATAATATTGTCAGTAAACCAGAGGGAAAACAATTTGACCTTCCCAACGCCACGTTCAC TGTTGTCAGCAATCAAATCAGTGCAGGTGTGGTGTATGCATACAACAGTGCTGACATCAACCTTCCGAGTGCCTTTTTAGAGGATGTTCTACAAGTGTCAG GTCTGGTGATGAGCACCATTGccccaacaaccacagctgctgccACAACAGCCACATCTACAGCGATGTCTACAACCAA ATCGGGCACAGTGTTGGTTTTGGTTAGACTCACGTTCCAAGTCAACAAATCCGTCCCCACTGCGGAAGAAGTCCTTGGGGCTGTTAAAAACCACCTTTCCAATCAAATCCTCCCACAAACCTACTTGGACAATGCTAAGTATATCA CACTTGCAAACAACTCATTTGCCATTGAACTTGCATTCCAAATTACCAATGTAACCTTGGAGGAGACAGTGAGCCCAAATGGTGCACTTACCTTCACCAGTGAGACTTACAACCAGATACAGGATTCAATTGACAGCCTA CTCTATAATATTGTCAGTAAACCAGAGGGAAAACAATTTGACCTTCCCAACGCCACGTTCAC TGTTGTCAGCAATCAAATCAGTGCAGGTGTGGTGTATGCATACAACAGTGCTGACATCAACCTTCCGAGTGCCTTTTTAGAGGATGTTCTACAAGTGTCAG GTCTGGTGATGAGCACCATTGccccaacaaccacagctgctgccACAACAGCCACATCTACAGCGATGTCTACAACCAA ATCGGGCACAGTGTTGGTTTTGGTTAGACTCACGTTCCAAGTCAACAAATCCGTCCCCACTGCGGAAGAAGTCCTTGGGGCTGTTAAAAACCACCTTTCCAATCAAATCCTCCCACAAACCTACTTGGACAATGCTAAGTATATCA CACTTGCAAACAACTCATTTGCCATTGAACTTGCATTCCAAATTACCAATGTAACCTTGGAGGAGACAGTGAGCCCAAATGGTGCACTTACCTTCACCAGTGAGACTTACAACCAGATACAGGATTCAATTGACAGCCTA CTCTATAATATTGTCAGTAAACCAGAGGGAAAACAATTTGACCTTCCCAACGCCACGTTCAC TGTTGTCAGCAATCAAATCAGTGCAGGTGTGGTGTATGCATACAACAGTGCTGACATCAACCTTCCGAGTGCCTTTTTAGAGGATGTTCTACAAGTGTCAG GTCTGGTGATGAGCACCATTGCCCCAACAATCACAGCTGCTGCCACAACAGCCACATCTACAGCGATGTCTACAACCAA ATCGGGCACAGTGTTGGTTTTGGTTAGACTCACGTTCCAAGTCAACAAATCCGTCCCCACTGCGGAAGAAGTCCTTGGGGCTGTTAAAAACCACCTTTCCAATCAAATCCTCCCACAAACCTACTTGGACAATGCTAAGTATATCA CACTTGCAAACAACTCATTTGCCATTGAACTTGCATTCCAAATTACCAATGTAACCTTGGAGGAGACAGTGAGCCCAAATGGTGCACTTACCTTCACCAGTGAGACTTACAACCAGATACAGGATTCAATTGACAGCCTA CTCTATAATATTGTCAGTAAACCAGAGGGAAAACAATTTGACCTTCCCAACGCCACGTTCAC TGTTGTCAGCAATCAAATCAGTGCAGGTGTGGTGTATGCATACAACAGTGCTGACATCAACCTTCCGAGTGCCTTTTTAGAGGATGTTCTACAAGTGTCAG GTCTGGTGATGAGCACCATTGCCCCAACAATCACAGCTGCTGCCACAACAGCCACATCTACAGCGATGTCTACAACCAA ATCGGGCACAGTGTTGGTTTTGGTTAGACTCACGTTCCAAGTCAACAAATCCGTCCCCACTGCGGAAGAAGTCCTTGGGGCTGTTAAAAACCACCTTTCCAATCAAATCCTCCCACAAACCTACTTGGACAATGCTAAGTATATCA CACTTGCAAACAACTCATTTGCCATTGAACTTGCATTCCAAATTACCAATGTAACCTTGGAGGAGACAGTGAGCCCAAATGGTGCACTTACCTTCACCAGTGAGACTTACAACCAGATACAGGATTCAATTGACAGCCTA CTCTATAATGTTGTCAGTAAACCAGAGGGAAAACAATATGACCTTCCCAACGCCACGTTCAC TGTTGTCAGCAATCAAATCAGTGCAGGTGTGGTGTATGCATACAACAGCGCTGACATCAACCTTCCGAGTGCCTTTTTAGAGGATGTTCTACAAGTGTCAG GTATCATGACAAGCACCACTGCCCCAACAACTACAACTGtttccacaacaaccacagcttcTGCCTTCACAACCAATTTTACAGCTTCAGTGATGCCTATAACTAC ATCGGGCACTGTGGTGGTTTTTGTGAGACTGCTGTTCCAGCTCAACACACCTGTCCCCAATAAGGATGTTATCATTGGGATCATCAACaagcaattatttaatcaaatcAGGACTGTCACTCTAGCCACCTTAAAGAATGCAACTTATATCC AACTTACAAATACTTCATTTGCCATTGACCTTGGTTACCAAATAACCAATGTAACCATGGTGGCGACACTAAGTCAAAATGATACAATTACTTTCACCAATGACACCTACAACCAGATACAAGTTTCAGTTGAAAATCTA CTCCATAATATTGTCAGTCAACCGGAGGGTAAATTGTTTACCTTTCCCAATGCCAGATTCAC tgtGGTTGGCAATCAAATTATGGCAGACGTGATGTATGTATACAACGAGGCAGACAACAACCTTCCTAGTGCCTTTTTACAGGACATTTTAACAGTTTCAG GTATCATGACAAGCACCACTGCCCcaacaactacagctgtttccacaacaaccacagcttcTGCCTTCACAACCAATTCTACAGCTTCAGTGATGCCTATAACTAC ATCGGGCACTGTGGTGGTTTTTGTGAGACTGCTGTTCCAGCTCAACAAACCTGTCCCCAATAAGGATGTTATCATTGGGATCATCAACAAGCAATTATTTAAACAAATCAGGACTGTCACTCTAGCCACCTTAAAGAATGCAACTTATATCC AACTTACAAATACTTCATTTGCCATTGACCTTGGTTACCAAATAACCAATGTAACCATGGTGGCGACACTAAGTCAAAATGATACAATTACTTTCACCAATGACACCTACAACCAGATACAAGTTTCAGTTGACAATCTA CTCCATAATATTGTCAGTCAACCGGAGGGTAAATTGTTTACCTTTCCCAATGCCAGATTCAC TGTGGTTGGCAATCAAATTATGGCAGACGTGATGTATGTATACAACGAGGCAGACAACAACCTTCCTAGTGCCTTTTTACAGGACATTTTAACAGTTTCAG GTTTGCTGACAACCACCGCTGCCCCAACAACTACAACCAGCACTACACCACTTCCTACCCTTTTACTGACCACTTTTTTCAGTACCACAAGTGGCGGAGGTTTTCCTGGCTGGGCTCTGGCCATTATCATTCCTTGTGGCATTGCTATCATTCTTATTCCCCTATGGATTCTGCTAGCA TGCATGCTATGTGGCTGTTGTGCTGCCATTAGGAGACGCTGGCACAGACGCAGATcttacaatgtacagtacaccACCAGAAACGGACTATTCTGA